A portion of the Plodia interpunctella isolate USDA-ARS_2022_Savannah chromosome 4, ilPloInte3.2, whole genome shotgun sequence genome contains these proteins:
- the LOC128669297 gene encoding uncharacterized protein LOC128669297 isoform X1, translating to MDQGQLMTVEESYVERRQLFKDIWDTAMHMDEKDGDILNKPKVIKTLRLSEVDRSAGKKKKQRIKNLRAVCKKILEFCDKQDADDIFYNHVRPTLITTEGHVAPVKKPETHPKKKKLKSRKKIKKTKSLPNKDASSAQAKVIVSDGKERYGLSPKNKPTRNSSPSKFKSIIIKRPYIRPKMGSVAPSMTMKPLKLVSSLKNADITTTPRKLVNKKSHPKNKKKNKTSLDHVSPLKIDVID from the exons ATGGATCAAGGCCAGTTGATGACAGTTGAGGAGAGTTACGTCGAACGGCGTCAACTGTTCAAAGATATATGGGACACTGCCATGCACATGGATGAAAAGGATGGTGATATCTTGAACAAACCAAAAGTTATCAA GACCCTCCGACTAAGCGAAGTTGACAGATCAGCAgggaaaaagaaaaagcaaAGAATCAAGAATCTACGGGCAGTCTGCAAGAAGATCCTGGAGTTCTGTGATAAGCAAGATGCAGACGACATCTTTTACAACCATGTTAGACCTACATTG atCACAACGGAAGGTCACGTCGCGCCTGTAAAAAAGCCCGAAACGCATCCAAAGAAAAAGAAGTTAAAGAgcagaaagaaaataaaaaaaactaaaagtttACCAAATAAAGACGCATCAAGTGCGCAGGCAAAAGTAATAGTATCCGACGGGAAGGAGCGCTATGGCTTGAGTCCCAAGAATAAGCCTACAAGGAATTCATCGCCGTCAAAATTCAAGTCTATAATTATCAAAAGACCGTACATACGACCGAAAATGGGGTCAGTAGCGCCGTCGATGACGATGAAACCCTTAAAGCTTGTGTCTTCGCTGAAAAACGCTGATATTACTACCACACCCCGAAAACTCGTCAATAAGAAAAGCCATCCtaagaataagaaaaaaaataaaacttctcTAGATCACGTTTCTCCCCTAAAAATAGATGTTATAGATTAA
- the LOC128669297 gene encoding uncharacterized protein LOC128669297 isoform X2: MDQGQLMTVEESYVERRQLFKDIWDTAMHMDEKDGDILNKPKVIKTLRLSEVDRSAGKKKKQRIKNLRAVCKKILEFCDKQDADDIFYNHITTEGHVAPVKKPETHPKKKKLKSRKKIKKTKSLPNKDASSAQAKVIVSDGKERYGLSPKNKPTRNSSPSKFKSIIIKRPYIRPKMGSVAPSMTMKPLKLVSSLKNADITTTPRKLVNKKSHPKNKKKNKTSLDHVSPLKIDVID, encoded by the exons ATGGATCAAGGCCAGTTGATGACAGTTGAGGAGAGTTACGTCGAACGGCGTCAACTGTTCAAAGATATATGGGACACTGCCATGCACATGGATGAAAAGGATGGTGATATCTTGAACAAACCAAAAGTTATCAA GACCCTCCGACTAAGCGAAGTTGACAGATCAGCAgggaaaaagaaaaagcaaAGAATCAAGAATCTACGGGCAGTCTGCAAGAAGATCCTGGAGTTCTGTGATAAGCAAGATGCAGACGACATCTTTTACAACCAT atCACAACGGAAGGTCACGTCGCGCCTGTAAAAAAGCCCGAAACGCATCCAAAGAAAAAGAAGTTAAAGAgcagaaagaaaataaaaaaaactaaaagtttACCAAATAAAGACGCATCAAGTGCGCAGGCAAAAGTAATAGTATCCGACGGGAAGGAGCGCTATGGCTTGAGTCCCAAGAATAAGCCTACAAGGAATTCATCGCCGTCAAAATTCAAGTCTATAATTATCAAAAGACCGTACATACGACCGAAAATGGGGTCAGTAGCGCCGTCGATGACGATGAAACCCTTAAAGCTTGTGTCTTCGCTGAAAAACGCTGATATTACTACCACACCCCGAAAACTCGTCAATAAGAAAAGCCATCCtaagaataagaaaaaaaataaaacttctcTAGATCACGTTTCTCCCCTAAAAATAGATGTTATAGATTAA